AGCGCGTCAGCCCCGGACGGGCGCGCCCCGCAGCAGGGCACCGCACCGCCGCGGCTCCGGGCAGCCGCGCTGCCCGCCCGCGGCAAGACGTCACTTTCCGCCGTCGAGCGCCACCTCCAGGCCGTCCTGTCCTCAGCCGGTGACCGCCGCATCCGGCTCACGGAGCCGTACAGCGCTCGCGGCGCCTCCATCGCCTACGGCCTCCACGTCCGCTTCCACAACGGCGCCACGGTGTACTGCTACGTCGTCCACGCGCTCGCTCCCGGCACCGACGTACCCCGCGGCCGCCCGTTCCGATCCGTCCGTCAGATCTGACCTGACACGGCGGAAAGCAGTCATCCCACGCGGGCGCGGTGAACGGCCCCGGGAGTTTTGGGGCTCTTGTGCTCCATCTGTGGGTCGCTGAGGAGCGCCTGACGCAGTACACGCCGTCCCCTGTGCAGATCTTGAGGTGTTGAGGCCCGAGATCGGTTTGCGCAGGGAGAACGGCGTGCGGTTCACCACGGTATTGAACGCGCTGGTCGGATGCGAGCAGGCGGTGCCGGAGGACGTGCGGTTCGAGGTAGATGCGCAGGTCATCGTGGTCGCGGTCCGGCCGAGGTCTCGGGCGCGTCGCCGTTGCGGGATCTGTGGGAGCCGCTGTCCGGGGTTCGACGCCGGTGCGGGGCGTCGGCGCTGGCGTCACCTGGACGCTGCCGGCCTCAAGCTCTACCTGGAGGCCGACGCGCCCCGGGTGACCTGCCGGCGGCACGGGGTGGTGGTCGCCGCCGTCCCCTGGGCCCGCCACGACGCCGGGCACACCCGCGACTTCGATCAGCAAGTCGCCTGGATGGCCACCGAATGCTCCAAGGCGGCCACTGCCCAGCTGATGCGGACTGCCTGGCGCACGGTCGGCGCGATCATCACCCGCCACCAGGCCGACGCCGACGCCGGGATCGACCGGCTCGCCGGCCTGCGGCGTGTCGGCATCGACGAGATCTCCTACCGGCGCGGGCAGAAGTACATGACCGTCGTGGTCGACCACGACTCCCGACGGGTGGTGTGGATGGCGGACGGCCACGGCAAGGACGTACTGCGCTCCTTCTTCGACGTGCTGGGCGCCGACCGCGCGCACGGGCTCACCCACATCAGCGCCGACGGCGCCGAGTGGATCGCCGACGTGGTCGCCGAGCGCGCTCCCAACGCGGTACGCGCCATGGACCCGTTCCACGTCGTGGCCTGGGCCACCGAGGCCCTGGACGAGGAACGCCGCTCCGCGTGGAACCGGGCACGACGCGAGGCCGCCGACCCCGAACTCGCCCGCCGCCTCAAGCACTCACGCCACGCGTTGTGGAAGAACCCCGAGGACCTCACGCCCCGCCAGCAGGTCAAACTCGCCTGGATCGCGACCAACGACCCCCGCCTGCACCGCGCCTACCTGCTGAAGGAGGGCCTGCGCACGATCTACCGGATCGCCGCCGAGGAGGGCGTCCAGGCCGCGGTGAAGGCCCTGGACCGATGGCTGTCCTGGGCCGCCCGGTGCCGCCTTCCGGCCTTCACCGACCTCGCTCGCAAGATCAAGCGCCACTACGAGGCCATCCTCCACGCGATCATCGAGAAGCTGTCCAACGGCCTGATCGAGTCGACGAACACCAAGACCCGCTTGATCATCCGCCGAGGCTTCGGCTTCCGTTCCGCCGAGGCCGTCATCGCCCTCGTCATGCTCTGCCTCGGCGGCAACCGCCCCACCCTGCCCCGACGCCAACTCGCATGACCCGACCCACAGGTCCAGCACAAGAGCCAGTTTTGGCATCATCCTTGTCACGGAGCAGTCCACCCGGGACCTGAAGGATGAGCGATGCGCGGTGCACGACGAATCGGCACGGCAGTAGCAGCGGCCGCAGCACTACTCGCCGCCGGGTGCACGCAGAGCACGTCTTCGCAGGGCGAGCCGTCGCACGCCGCGAATCCCGCACCCCCCACCAGCGCGGCATCGCAGACCGGCATCGTGGCCCTGGGCGAGTCCACCACGACTGCCCATGGGGCCTGGTCGCTGTCGGTGGCGCCCTTCACGGAGGCCGAAGCGTCTGCAGGGGCCCAGGTTCCCGCCGGCTGGCTGGCGCTGCGGACGAAGGTAACCCTGACGAACACAACCGGCCAGATCGCGGTGCTGCCGGAAACCGCCCTGACCGTGCGGTACGGACAAGCCGGCCGGGCAGGACTGCAGTTCACCGGCGAGGGCCTGGCCGGCCTGCCCAAGCGCCAGGACGGCGTGAAGGTCGCGCCCGGCGCAGCCTTCACCGCCGAGGTCGGCGTTGCCGTCCCCCCGGACGCCTCGGGCCAGCAGTCCACGGTCACCGCCGAGACGACGGAGGAGGGGCTCGCCGAGGCCGATGCCGTCTTCTTCGACGGCCAGCTGCCCGGCACGGTGTCCGGCGCCGCCGGCGAACCGTCCCCGGCCGGCACCTCGGGCGGCGCGGTGGTCCCGCTCGGCACTTGGGCGGCCAGCGGCATTCGGGTCTCCACGATCACCGTCGGCGCGGCCCAGGCCAACGGCCGGGACGCCTCCCTTGAGCTGACGGTGGCCAACAACCGCACGGAGCCCAGGCGGGCCCTGGGGGTGGCCCTGCTCTTCTTCACCGGCCAGCAGCTCACGCAGGCGGGCACCGCTACCCCGGAGCTTGACTACCCGGACGCGCCGATCGCGCCAGGTCACTCCGCCACCCAGACCGTGAAGTTCACCGTGCCTGCCGGAGCCGTCCCCGGCCCTCTGACCGTCGAGGCCGTGAACCCGGACGGGACCCGCACGACCTTCCAGGGCACGCTCTCGTAGCACCGCCAAGGCAGTCAGGCGCAGCCCGCGCGGCGAGGAGCGTGAAGAAGGTCGGCCCGCCGATGTCACACGGGGGGCCGTTTCGACACCTCTATGGACGACTTTGCCCACCGCCGGAGGAGATCCACCGTGACCGTCCGCCTCACCCGCTGCGCCACCATGATGGTGCTGGCCACCGCCGCAGCGGCTCTGTCCGCCGCCTGCACCCTCGCCGGGGCGAACGTCGGCCCGGCGGGAAGCGCCAGCCGCGGCACCGCGGCTGCCGCCGACGCTGAGCTCGACCGGCTGCCCGTCAAAGGCCGCGCGCCGAAGGCCGGATACAGCCGGGACCAGTTCGGACCCGCGTGGAGTGACGAGAGCTCCGCGCCGATGTCGGGGAATTCCTGTTCGACGCGCGATGATGTACTGGCGAGAGACCTGGTCAACCCGGTCCGTGAGGGCCGCTGCACGGTCGTGTCGGGCGTGCTGAACGACCCGTATACGGGCAAGACGATCGCGTTCAAGCGTGGCCCGGGCTCTTCCCTGGCTGTGCAGATCGACCACGTGGTCGCGCTCTCCGATGCTTGGCAGAAGGGCGCACAGCAACTCAGTGCCGCGGACCGGCTGAACCTGGCGAACGACCCTCTCAACCTGGTCGCGACCGACGGTCCCACCAATGGCGCGAAGGGCGACGGCGACGCTGCTACCTGGCTCCCGCCCAGTGGCGAGATCCGGTGCGGCTACGTGTCGCGCCAGATCGCCGTGAAGGCGAAATACCGCCTGTGGGTGACCGAGGCCGAGCAGGCCGCGATGCGTCGCGTCCTGGCTCAGTGCCCGGGACCAGCGCTCCCGGGCTAGGAGCAGTAGTACGAGTCACGCCGGGGCAGCGGACCGATCGCGAGGCCGCCGCCGAGAGCAGCCGCGACCTCCCCCACATTTCCTTCACAATAACTTTGCGGCAGTGGCCGAAGAGTGCTCCCCGGGAACAGAACCGATTGGCCGTCATGCTTGGTTGACACCAAGCAATCTGGCGCCCTCCGAGGTCAGCAGCAGCGCTGCGCGCACGACACATATGTTCTGACATGCACTCTTCGTTTGGCCAAGCACAGATGTGGAGAGATCGGGCATTTGTGACCTATAGTCACGACTCGCTAGCGAATAGCTGTTGACGCATCGAACAGTGCGTGGAAGATTCGAGCATGTTACCGATCAGATTCAGTCACTGGCCGGTCACCCGCTAGCAGCGGACGGGGGAAGGGGGGCCTTGTGCTGTACGCGCGTTCCAAGACAACTTCGAGCGAACTCGCCAACGCTCCTGCTTGCCCACGCGCACCGATGAAGGCGGCACCCCACGCGGGCGGAACGGCTCAGGCCCCGCGCACCGCCACAGGCGGCACCAGCTCTCAGGCCCACAGGGGCCCGGGTCACCACCCAGGGATCGGCGAGCACGGAGCAGGACACGATGGGCAGTCGCGAGGCAACCGGCTTCAGTGCCGCCGCCCTGCGGACCCTTCGGGCCGAGGCATCGCTCTCCCAGGGCGACCTCGCGCTGCGCGCCCGCCGCAGTGGGTCGAAGCTGGCGGCGCACCACATCTGCCTGTACGAGAAGGGCAGGCGGACGCCGCGGCTGACCACGCTGAAGGCTCTCGCCGCCGGCCTGGGCGTTCCGCTCTCGGCGCTTGTGGCCAGCTGCTCGCAGGACGACCTCAAGACGCTGCGGACGCTCGCCGGCCTGAGCCAGCGTCGGCTCGCCGCGCTCCTCGGCATCGCACAGGCCCGCTGGTCGAGAATCGAACGCGGCCTGTCGTCGCTGGACGAGTCCAAGCTGCACCAGGCCGCCGGGCTGCTGCTGACCAGCACCGAGGAGCTGCAGCGCGTCTTGCGGGCCGCGCGCCCGCACGCCGCGCCTCCGCTCGGCGGCTGACGCGCCGGGGCGCCGCCTCCCCACGCATCGTGCGGCGGCGGCCGGCCGCTGGAGCGTGCCGTCCACCCGGCCGCGCACAGCACTACGCCGAGGCCTGAACCTGCCTTCTTCACCTGAACGTTGGACCACTCACGAGGGGGATATGCCAGTGGCTAAGTCAATCTCTACCGGTATAGGCCAGCCGGCCCTGCGCACCATCTCCGCGGCAGCGGCGCTGGCCGCCGCGACCGCCCTGCTGACCGGCTGCGGGTCCGGTGGCGCTGCCAAGGTGGACGCCTCTCCCTCGCCGTCCGTCGCGAGCTCAGCGCCCCCGTCCGCCGATCCGACCGCGGCCGCCAGCGCGGCCGTGCTCACCGCCTACCGCGGGATGTGGGCGGAGGAGGTCAAGGCCTTCGCGTCCGGCTCGCTCAAGGACGTGAATCTGGAGCAGTACGCCGGCGACAAGGCGCTCGCGGACATCAAGGCCAGCGCCGTCTACTACCAGGACAACAACCAGGTCTTCAAGGGTGAGCCGAAGCTTGCTCCCAAGGTGACGGCGATCGACCTGTCCACCACGCCGAACCGCGCGACCGTCGAGGACTGTGTCGACGCCTCGAACTTCCTCCCGGTGGACAAGGCCACCGGGACACCGGCCAAGATCACCGACGCCAACCGGCCCTACGTCCAGACCTCCAGCGTGCGCATCTACGCCGGGCGCTGGGTCGTCATGGAGTCCACGATCAACCGGGACAAGACGTGCTGACGCTGCGTCGGGCGATGGCCGCGCTGCTGATGGCGATGGCCGTGATGCTCGGCGCCGCTGCCTCTCCCGCGCTGGCAGACGGAGGCGTGCAGTGCCCGCCGCTGTCGCCCCACTGCACCGTCGACGCAGGTGGCGGCGGCAGCGGTGGTGGAGGAGCCGGTGGCGGAGGAGGCGGCAACGGCGGCGGAGGCGGGTCTGCCGCCAAGTGCTTCGCCGGCTCCAAGGAAGTGCCGTGCTACCGCGACGGGCTGGGCTGGTTCAACTCGTTCAACAGCTGCTACTACATCCTGATGGCCCCCCAGCCGCCGGCGGACGACCCGGTCTGGCAGGGGCCGATCCCGGTGTACGCCAAGGCCTACCAGGTGACCTGCCCGTACTCGACCTCGCCGACCAACAACCCCAACGGCGTCATGGTCCTCAGCACGCCCCCGCCCGGCTACGGCGGGATGGTCGCGCCGGCGGTCCTGGCGCAGCGGGCCATCGACAGCATGCTTCTGAAGGGCGCGGACATCGGTATCGCCCCGAAGCCGGGTGCCAAGTCGCTGGTGGGCCTGCCGGTCTGGGTGTGGAACAACGTGTCTGACACCACGTGGGGACCGAAGGGCGCCGAGGCCTCGGCTCCCGGCATCACGGTCAAGGCGACAGCCCACGTCTCCAAGATCGTATGGAAGTTCGGGGACGGGACGTCCCAGACCTGCACCGGCCCGGGCAAGGCCTACGACCCGTCGTACGGGACGCAGACCCCCGAGTGCGGCCACCCGTACACCAAGGCGGGCAGCTACACGATCACCGCGACGAGCACCTGGGCCGTCGACTGGACGTCCACGGACGGGCAGAGCGGTCAGATCCTGACCGACCGCACGTCGACGACCTCGACGCAGATCGCCGAGGCGCAGGTCCTCAACACCCAGTGAGCGGGCTCAGGCCCCCACCCGCAAGCCAGTTCCACCTCCTGAAGGAAAGACCCTGATGGCACGCAGCAGTACGCGGTCGCGCACCAGCGCGCCCGAGGACACGAAGCAGCAGCCCGTGGCGGCCCTGCCGATCACGGAGAGCGCGCCGCGGCGCAGCCGGCGCCCTGCGTTCGTCGCGGTCGGTATCGCGCTCGCCGCGGTCGGCGGCCTCGGTGCGGCGTACGCGGTCAACCAGGCCGGTGACCGGGTGTCCGTCATCGCGGTGAAGCAGGACATCCCGGCGGGGAAGGTGATCACCTCGTCGGACCTGGTCGCGGCCGAGGTTGTCGCGGACCCGGCTCTGCACCCGGTGCCGGTCACCCGCAGCCACGACATCCTCGGCAAGGTCGCGGCAGCCGACCTGCCGGCCGGCACCCTGGTGACCGACGGGTCGGTGCGCGGCGGTCAGCCGATCACGAGCGGCAAGGACACCGTGGGTGTGCTCGCGAAGGCGGGTCAGCTCCCGGCCGGGAACCTGCAGCCGGGCGACGCGGTGACCGTGGTGGCGACGCCGCGCCAGGATGACGACAAGCCCGCGACCCAGCCGGCGACGATCACCGCGGTGATCGTGCGGATCGGTGACCCGGATGCCAACGGCGCCCGGGTCGTCGACCTCGCGGTGTCCCCCGTTGACAGCCCCGCGCTGGCGTCGTGGGCCTCGACCGGACGGGTCGCGATCGTGCTGAAGGCCAAGGGCTGATGGCCTTCATCACGCTGGTTTCGGCGAAGAGCTCCGGGGTGACGTGCTCGGCGCTCGCTCTGGCGCTGGCCGCGCCCAAGCGGACGCTGCTCGCCGAGTGCGACCCGGCCGGCGGCAGCATCCGCACCGGCTACCTGCAGGGCCGCGGCACGACCGCGTCCATCGGGCTGCACCGGCTGGCCGCCGCGGACCGCACCGGCACGCTTCCCGAGGTGTTCGAGCAGCACCTGGTGTCCTTCGACGAGGCGGGCAACCGCCTGCTCCTGCCCGGGCTGACCGATCCCGCGCAGGCCTCCTCCCTGGCCGGAACCTGGGATGCCCTGCACCGGCTCATGCGGGTCATGGAGGAGGACGCCTTCGACGTGATCGTCGACGCGGGCCGCGTGGTGGTCGAGTCGTCGGCGCGGCTCAACGCCGTCAGCTCGCCAGCCGTGCTGCTGCGCCGTTCCGACCTGGTCCTCCTCGTGGTCCGCGGCAACGCCCCGTCCCTGACGGCGGCGGCCCCCGTGGTCAAGACCATCCGGGAGGACCTCGACCGCCACGGAACCGGCTCCGGCGCCCTCGGGCTGCTGCTCATCGAGGACGGGCCCTACAAGGCGTCCGAGATCAGCGCGCAGCTCGGCGTGCCTGTCATCGCCGCTCTGCCGTTCGACCCGGACACCGCCGACGCGCTCACGGTCGGCGGGAAGGTGCGCGGCCGCTTCGCGATGACCTCGCTCATGCGGGCAGGCCGAAGCGCCCACGAGCCGATCACCGTGGCCGCGACCCGTCGCCGCGCCCAGCTCGATCCCCGCCCGTCGCCCATCCCCACTGAGGAGGTTTCGCATGTCTGACACGCTCGTTCCGAGCCAGTCCACCGGCGACACGCCCTCACGGACCTCGCGGTTCAAGCTCGCCCTGCAGGAGGGGTCGGGCCCGGTGTGGCCGGCGCAGGCC
This region of Kitasatospora sp. NBC_00240 genomic DNA includes:
- a CDS encoding ISL3 family transposase; translation: MRFTTVLNALVGCEQAVPEDVRFEVDAQVIVVAVRPRSRARRRCGICGSRCPGFDAGAGRRRWRHLDAAGLKLYLEADAPRVTCRRHGVVVAAVPWARHDAGHTRDFDQQVAWMATECSKAATAQLMRTAWRTVGAIITRHQADADAGIDRLAGLRRVGIDEISYRRGQKYMTVVVDHDSRRVVWMADGHGKDVLRSFFDVLGADRAHGLTHISADGAEWIADVVAERAPNAVRAMDPFHVVAWATEALDEERRSAWNRARREAADPELARRLKHSRHALWKNPEDLTPRQQVKLAWIATNDPRLHRAYLLKEGLRTIYRIAAEEGVQAAVKALDRWLSWAARCRLPAFTDLARKIKRHYEAILHAIIEKLSNGLIESTNTKTRLIIRRGFGFRSAEAVIALVMLCLGGNRPTLPRRQLA
- a CDS encoding HNH endonuclease family protein encodes the protein MTVRLTRCATMMVLATAAAALSAACTLAGANVGPAGSASRGTAAAADAELDRLPVKGRAPKAGYSRDQFGPAWSDESSAPMSGNSCSTRDDVLARDLVNPVREGRCTVVSGVLNDPYTGKTIAFKRGPGSSLAVQIDHVVALSDAWQKGAQQLSAADRLNLANDPLNLVATDGPTNGAKGDGDAATWLPPSGEIRCGYVSRQIAVKAKYRLWVTEAEQAAMRRVLAQCPGPALPG
- a CDS encoding helix-turn-helix domain-containing protein — its product is MGSREATGFSAAALRTLRAEASLSQGDLALRARRSGSKLAAHHICLYEKGRRTPRLTTLKALAAGLGVPLSALVASCSQDDLKTLRTLAGLSQRRLAALLGIAQARWSRIERGLSSLDESKLHQAAGLLLTSTEELQRVLRAARPHAAPPLGG
- a CDS encoding ATP-binding protein, with translation MLTLRRAMAALLMAMAVMLGAAASPALADGGVQCPPLSPHCTVDAGGGGSGGGGAGGGGGGNGGGGGSAAKCFAGSKEVPCYRDGLGWFNSFNSCYYILMAPQPPADDPVWQGPIPVYAKAYQVTCPYSTSPTNNPNGVMVLSTPPPGYGGMVAPAVLAQRAIDSMLLKGADIGIAPKPGAKSLVGLPVWVWNNVSDTTWGPKGAEASAPGITVKATAHVSKIVWKFGDGTSQTCTGPGKAYDPSYGTQTPECGHPYTKAGSYTITATSTWAVDWTSTDGQSGQILTDRTSTTSTQIAEAQVLNTQ
- a CDS encoding SAF domain-containing protein; translated protein: MARSSTRSRTSAPEDTKQQPVAALPITESAPRRSRRPAFVAVGIALAAVGGLGAAYAVNQAGDRVSVIAVKQDIPAGKVITSSDLVAAEVVADPALHPVPVTRSHDILGKVAAADLPAGTLVTDGSVRGGQPITSGKDTVGVLAKAGQLPAGNLQPGDAVTVVATPRQDDDKPATQPATITAVIVRIGDPDANGARVVDLAVSPVDSPALASWASTGRVAIVLKAKG